In Anaerolineae bacterium, a single window of DNA contains:
- a CDS encoding dephospho-CoA kinase, which translates to MGRAGMSYVIGLTGNMGTGKSTVLQILRELGAQVIDADAVTRQVMRRGEPAFDAIVAEFGPEVVGPDGELDRAALARQVFSDPAALRRLEAIVHPATIARVREEIARATAPVVVVEAIKLLEAGMARELCDAVWVVDAPEEVCIARLAAGRGISPEEARRRLAAQTPQAEKRAAADVVIDNSGDLAETRRQVLEAWQALPVWGRAGRHQGSKETMRMVLEQLRRFWERHPRLSSWVLLSAGMLAVFFWAARDVSATPAQWLVMAASTVLLAGACVWIIYWE; encoded by the coding sequence CGGCAACATGGGCACGGGCAAAAGCACCGTCCTGCAGATCCTGCGGGAGCTTGGGGCGCAGGTCATCGACGCGGATGCCGTCACGCGCCAGGTGATGCGGCGCGGAGAGCCAGCCTTTGATGCCATCGTGGCGGAGTTCGGGCCAGAGGTGGTAGGGCCGGACGGGGAGCTGGATCGCGCCGCGCTGGCACGGCAGGTCTTTTCCGACCCGGCCGCCCTGCGCCGGCTGGAGGCGATCGTTCATCCGGCCACGATAGCACGGGTGCGGGAGGAGATCGCCCGGGCCACTGCGCCGGTGGTGGTCGTGGAGGCCATCAAACTGCTGGAGGCCGGCATGGCGCGCGAGCTGTGCGATGCCGTCTGGGTGGTGGATGCGCCGGAGGAGGTATGCATCGCGCGCCTGGCCGCCGGCCGCGGCATCAGCCCCGAGGAAGCGCGCCGCCGGCTGGCCGCACAGACCCCGCAGGCGGAGAAACGCGCCGCCGCCGATGTGGTGATCGACAATTCCGGCGATCTGGCGGAGACCCGCCGGCAGGTGCTCGAGGCCTGGCAGGCCCTGCCGGTCTGGGGGCGCGCCGGCAGGCATCAGGGGAGCAAGGAGACGATGCGCATGGTGCTGGAACAGTTGCGCCGCTTTTGGGAGCGGCATCCCCGTTTATCGTCCTGGGTCCTGCTATCGGCCGGCATGCTGGCCGTGTTCTTCTGGGCGGCGCGGGATGTGTCAGCAACGCCGGCCCAGTGGCTGGTGATGGCGGCCTCTACCGTTCTGCTGGCCGGCGCCTGCGTCTGGATCATTTATTGGGAATAG